In Sphingomonas psychrotolerans, the following proteins share a genomic window:
- the holA gene encoding DNA polymerase III subunit delta — protein sequence MKSSAGQIRAAVDKPDPAIRLYLFHGPDEAGAAELAARLARALGPDAERVDLDMKALREQPGRLADEAASLSLFGGARYIRLSGIEESAAEAIGLLLAAERTGSPVIAIGPGLKASGKLVKQAIATPAALAFACYVPEGIDAARLATTVAREHGLRLTGDVPQRLASATGGDRAILAREIEKLALYLDAAPERPRDADGDALDAIGADLGDTELFHAIDAVLDGRVAEVGAELAGLGDGVAVPLMRQLSRRLMTLAELRSDMDRGASVDEVLEKHRIFFREKAATGRALRRWNAAQIARAIQRVRETERALMHSGTAGEVLADAECAAIARAAARARG from the coding sequence ATGAAGTCCAGCGCGGGACAGATCCGCGCCGCCGTCGACAAGCCCGATCCTGCGATCCGGCTCTATCTGTTCCACGGGCCCGACGAAGCCGGCGCGGCCGAGCTCGCCGCGCGGCTGGCGCGCGCGCTGGGGCCCGACGCCGAACGCGTCGATCTCGACATGAAGGCGCTTCGTGAGCAGCCCGGGCGGCTGGCCGACGAAGCGGCGTCGCTCTCGCTGTTCGGCGGGGCGCGTTATATCCGGCTCTCGGGCATCGAGGAGAGTGCCGCCGAGGCAATCGGGCTGCTGCTCGCCGCCGAGCGCACGGGCAGCCCGGTGATCGCGATCGGGCCAGGCCTCAAGGCGAGCGGCAAGCTGGTCAAACAGGCGATCGCCACTCCCGCCGCCCTCGCCTTCGCCTGCTATGTGCCCGAAGGGATCGACGCGGCGCGACTGGCGACCACCGTAGCGCGCGAGCACGGCCTGCGCCTGACCGGCGACGTACCTCAGCGGCTCGCGAGCGCGACCGGCGGCGATCGGGCGATCCTCGCGCGCGAGATCGAGAAGCTCGCGCTCTATCTCGACGCTGCGCCGGAGCGGCCGCGCGATGCCGATGGCGACGCGCTCGATGCGATCGGCGCCGATCTCGGCGATACCGAGCTGTTCCACGCGATCGATGCAGTGCTCGACGGGCGAGTCGCAGAGGTGGGTGCCGAGCTTGCGGGACTGGGCGACGGCGTCGCGGTGCCGCTGATGCGCCAGCTGTCGCGTCGGCTGATGACCTTGGCCGAGCTGCGCAGCGACATGGATCGGGGCGCAAGCGTCGACGAAGTGCTCGAAAAGCACCGCATCTTCTTCCGCGAAAAGGCCGCGACCGGGCGCGCGCTGCGTCGCTGGAATGCGGCCCAGATCGCGCGCGCGATCCAGCGGGTGCGCGAGACCGAGCGCGCGCTGATGCATTCGGGAACCGCCGGCGAAGTATTGGCCGACGCGGAGTGCGCGGCGATCGCAAGAGCAGCGGCGCGGGCGCGGGGCTGA
- the lptE gene encoding LPS assembly lipoprotein LptE: protein MRAVTLLCVAALVLSGCGLRPLYGGGAGGSVQTMLAAVQVAPIEGQSGWLVSNALRDRLHGGDTTPRYRLEIQLDDSTVGLGVRRDDSVARERRTLRARYQLVDLANGTVVLDATAGSDAGIDVVGSEYATIAAEKTALERLSGIVADQIVARVARYAQSGPASAPTAAVPAGSTGQ from the coding sequence ATGAGGGCCGTGACGCTCCTCTGCGTGGCGGCGCTTGTGCTGTCTGGCTGCGGGCTACGGCCGCTTTACGGCGGCGGTGCCGGCGGATCGGTGCAGACCATGCTCGCCGCAGTGCAGGTCGCGCCGATCGAGGGCCAATCGGGCTGGCTCGTCTCCAACGCACTGCGCGACCGATTGCACGGCGGCGACACGACGCCGCGCTATCGGCTCGAGATTCAGCTAGACGATTCGACCGTCGGGCTCGGCGTGCGCCGCGACGACAGCGTCGCGCGCGAGCGGCGGACGCTACGCGCGCGCTATCAGCTCGTCGATCTCGCCAATGGCACGGTGGTGCTCGACGCGACCGCCGGTTCGGATGCCGGCATCGACGTGGTCGGATCGGAATATGCGACGATCGCGGCCGAGAAGACCGCGCTCGAGCGGCTCTCGGGGATCGTCGCCGATCAGATCGTCGCGCGAGTGGCGCGCTATGCCCAATCGGGTCCAGCGTCCGCACCCACCGCCGCAGTTCCTGCGGGCAGCACCGGCCAATGA
- the leuS gene encoding leucine--tRNA ligase, producing the protein MSRFNALKSDSHWQKVWDERRTFAARDDSPRPKSFVLEMFPYPSGRIHMGHVRNYTMGDVLARFRRMQGMEVLHPMGWDAFGMPAENAAMEKKVHPGNWTRQNIATMKAQLKRLGFALDWTRELATCEPDYYGHEQAIFLDFFESGLVYRKESAVNWDPVDMTVLANEQVIDGRGWRSGALVERKKLSQWFLKITQFADELLEGVRGLEHWPDKVKLMQENWIGKSEGLQFRFKLTDGGEIEVFTTRPDTIFGSSFVAIAADHPIARRLGEGDPEIAAFIERCKQGGTTAAELETQEKLGFDTGLHATHPFDPAWELPVYIANFVLMDYGTGAVFGVPAHDQRDFEFATKYALPIRRVVSEGDKTAPEFHDTEAYSGPGTLVNSHFLDGMDVTDAKRAVIQRAEQGGWGTGTTVWRLRDWGVSRQRYWGTPIPIVHCESCGPVGVPREQLPVVLPEDVSFDIPGNPLDRHPTWKHVNCPKCNAPARRETDTLDTFFDSSWYFIRFASQPADKPFDKAVAEQWLPVGQYIGGVEHAILHLLYARFFTRALQHIGKLDVAEPFAGLFTQGMVTHETYSFPPVSEGHGPTWVSTDDIERRPEGVFERSTGRQVTIGRVEKMSKTKKNTVDPEPIVDQYGADAVRWFMLSDSPPERDLEWSDNGIEGAWRFVQRLWRLFDGLEDAQGEDKDLDRKLHRTIAGVAGDIEALTFNKAVARLYELVNAVEKAAPSASRTNAIRTIIRIVAPMVPHIAEEAWAAMGQDGLIADAAWPEVDPALLVDDEVTIAVQVNGKLRDTLVMPKGAPKDRVEAAALAADKIVRALEGKPPRKVIVVPDRLVNIVA; encoded by the coding sequence GTGTCGCGGTTCAATGCGCTGAAGTCCGATTCGCACTGGCAGAAGGTTTGGGACGAGCGCCGCACCTTCGCCGCGCGCGACGACAGCCCCAGGCCCAAGAGCTTCGTGCTCGAGATGTTCCCCTATCCCTCGGGGCGCATCCATATGGGGCATGTCCGCAACTATACGATGGGCGACGTGCTCGCACGGTTTCGCCGGATGCAGGGCATGGAAGTGCTCCACCCGATGGGCTGGGACGCCTTCGGCATGCCCGCCGAAAATGCCGCGATGGAAAAGAAAGTCCATCCCGGCAACTGGACCCGCCAGAACATCGCGACGATGAAGGCGCAATTGAAGCGCCTCGGCTTCGCGCTCGACTGGACCCGCGAACTGGCGACTTGCGAGCCCGATTATTACGGGCACGAGCAAGCCATTTTCCTCGATTTCTTCGAGAGCGGGCTGGTCTATCGCAAGGAATCGGCCGTCAATTGGGATCCGGTCGACATGACCGTGCTCGCCAACGAGCAAGTGATCGACGGGCGCGGCTGGCGCTCGGGCGCGCTGGTCGAGCGCAAGAAGCTCAGCCAGTGGTTCCTGAAGATCACCCAGTTCGCCGACGAGCTGCTCGAGGGTGTGCGCGGGCTCGAGCATTGGCCCGACAAGGTCAAGCTGATGCAGGAGAACTGGATCGGCAAGTCCGAGGGGCTGCAGTTTCGCTTCAAGCTGACCGACGGCGGCGAAATCGAAGTGTTCACCACGCGCCCGGACACGATCTTCGGATCGAGCTTCGTCGCGATCGCGGCCGACCATCCGATTGCCCGGAGGTTAGGCGAAGGCGACCCCGAAATCGCCGCGTTCATCGAGCGCTGCAAGCAGGGCGGCACCACCGCGGCCGAGCTGGAGACACAGGAGAAGCTGGGTTTCGACACCGGGCTGCACGCTACGCATCCCTTTGATCCGGCTTGGGAATTGCCGGTCTATATCGCGAACTTCGTGCTGATGGACTATGGCACCGGCGCCGTCTTCGGCGTGCCGGCCCACGACCAACGCGATTTCGAATTCGCGACGAAATACGCGCTGCCGATCCGCCGCGTCGTCTCCGAAGGCGACAAGACCGCGCCCGAATTCCACGACACCGAAGCGTATAGCGGCCCCGGCACGTTGGTGAATTCGCACTTTCTCGACGGGATGGACGTGACCGACGCCAAACGCGCGGTGATCCAGCGCGCCGAGCAGGGCGGCTGGGGCACCGGCACGACCGTATGGCGGCTGCGCGACTGGGGCGTCAGCCGCCAGCGTTACTGGGGCACCCCGATCCCGATCGTCCATTGCGAAAGCTGCGGACCGGTGGGCGTGCCACGCGAGCAGTTGCCGGTGGTGCTGCCCGAGGATGTCAGCTTCGACATTCCCGGCAATCCGCTCGACCGGCACCCGACGTGGAAGCATGTGAACTGTCCCAAATGCAACGCACCCGCGCGGCGCGAGACCGACACGCTCGATACCTTCTTCGATTCCTCGTGGTATTTCATACGCTTCGCCAGCCAACCGGCCGACAAGCCGTTCGACAAGGCGGTGGCCGAGCAATGGCTGCCGGTCGGCCAGTATATCGGCGGAGTTGAGCATGCGATCCTGCATCTGCTCTATGCGCGCTTCTTTACCCGCGCGCTCCAGCATATCGGCAAGCTCGACGTCGCCGAGCCGTTCGCGGGGCTGTTCACCCAAGGGATGGTGACGCACGAGACTTACTCGTTCCCTCCCGTTTCGGAGGGACATGGTCCGACTTGGGTATCGACGGATGACATCGAACGTCGGCCCGAAGGCGTATTTGAGCGCAGCACCGGTCGACAAGTGACGATCGGCCGCGTTGAGAAGATGTCGAAGACAAAGAAGAACACCGTCGATCCCGAGCCGATCGTCGACCAGTACGGCGCCGACGCAGTGCGCTGGTTCATGCTCTCGGACTCGCCTCCCGAGCGCGACCTCGAATGGAGCGATAACGGCATCGAGGGCGCGTGGCGCTTCGTCCAGCGGCTGTGGCGGTTGTTCGACGGGCTCGAAGATGCGCAAGGCGAGGACAAGGATCTCGACCGCAAGCTCCACCGCACGATCGCTGGCGTCGCCGGCGACATCGAGGCACTGACTTTCAACAAGGCCGTCGCGCGGCTCTACGAGCTGGTCAACGCCGTCGAGAAGGCCGCCCCCTCCGCCTCGCGGACCAACGCGATCCGCACGATTATCCGGATCGTCGCGCCGATGGTGCCCCATATCGCCGAAGAGGCTTGGGCCGCGATGGGCCAGGACGGGCTGATCGCCGACGCGGCATGGCCCGAAGTCGATCCGGCGTTGTTGGTCGACGACGAAGTCACGATCGCGGTGCAGGTCAATGGTAAGCTGCGCGATACGCTGGTAATGCCCAAGGGGGCGCCGAAGGATAGGGTCGAAGCCGCGGCACTCGCCGCCGACAAGATCGTTCGTGCGCTCGAGGGGAAGCCGCCCAGAAAGGTGATCGTCGTGCCCGACCGTCTGGTGAACATCGTCGCATGA
- a CDS encoding DUF3576 domain-containing protein, protein MNRLLRTAILGSLALSITACGGNKRPEADLAASKVTTIGVNSYLWRATLDTLSFMPLLQTDSNGGVIVTDWYVNPNTPAERMKVTVTVLDQDLRADALRVAALREVNRTGQWVAAPVQAATVQKLEDIILTRARDLRRAAIVND, encoded by the coding sequence ATGAACCGCCTGTTGCGCACCGCGATCCTGGGGTCGCTCGCTCTTTCGATCACCGCATGCGGCGGCAACAAGCGCCCCGAGGCCGATCTCGCCGCTTCGAAAGTGACGACGATCGGCGTCAATTCCTATCTATGGCGCGCGACTCTCGACACGCTGAGCTTCATGCCGCTGCTCCAGACCGATTCGAACGGCGGCGTCATCGTCACCGACTGGTACGTCAATCCGAACACGCCGGCCGAGCGGATGAAGGTGACCGTGACCGTGCTCGACCAGGATCTGCGCGCCGATGCGCTGCGGGTCGCGGCGCTGCGCGAAGTCAACCGCACCGGCCAGTGGGTCGCAGCCCCCGTGCAGGCCGCGACGGTGCAGAAGCTCGAGGACATCATCCTGACCCGCGCTCGCGACTTGCGTCGTGCCGCCATCGTCAACGACTGA
- a CDS encoding DUF6916 family protein, whose protein sequence is MTALCLSDFAAGTIYDVSGGDAAYPLTLHKAQALSDSGREGGSFRLEFLGPGEPVLPQGTYRFTRGGEDGHEIFIVPVAREADNIRYEAVFY, encoded by the coding sequence ATGACGGCGCTGTGTTTGTCCGACTTTGCGGCGGGCACCATTTATGACGTGTCCGGCGGCGACGCCGCCTATCCGCTCACGCTCCACAAGGCGCAGGCGCTGTCCGATTCGGGGCGGGAGGGCGGATCGTTCCGGCTGGAGTTTCTCGGCCCCGGCGAACCGGTTCTGCCGCAAGGAACCTATCGCTTCACCCGCGGTGGCGAGGACGGGCATGAGATCTTCATCGTTCCGGTTGCGCGCGAGGCCGACAATATCCGCTATGAGGCGGTGTTCTACTAA
- a CDS encoding GNAT family N-acetyltransferase: MPLPLVGAATLDVGLRPMSDADLAFTAALYASTRTEELALVPWPTETKQAFLLQQHAAQHAHYQQHYRGMEAMIIERHGVAIGRLYLYEMPTEIRIVDISLMPEARGQGVGAALLRDLFADAGPRGQNVTIHVEKNNPARTLYTRLGFEVLDEDRGAYDLWQWRPAA; the protein is encoded by the coding sequence GTGCCCTTGCCGCTTGTCGGTGCCGCGACGCTGGACGTCGGGTTACGGCCGATGTCGGATGCCGACCTCGCCTTCACCGCCGCGCTTTATGCCTCGACGCGCACCGAGGAATTGGCGCTGGTGCCTTGGCCCACGGAGACCAAACAGGCGTTCCTGCTTCAGCAGCATGCCGCGCAGCACGCGCATTACCAGCAGCATTATCGTGGCATGGAGGCGATGATCATCGAACGCCATGGTGTCGCGATCGGACGGCTATATCTGTACGAAATGCCGACCGAGATCCGGATCGTCGACATCTCGCTGATGCCAGAGGCGCGAGGCCAGGGGGTCGGCGCGGCATTGCTGCGCGATCTGTTCGCCGACGCCGGGCCGCGCGGCCAGAATGTCACGATTCATGTCGAGAAGAACAACCCGGCGCGCACGCTCTATACGCGACTCGGCTTCGAGGTCCTCGACGAGGACCGGGGCGCCTACGACCTTTGGCAATGGCGTCCGGCAGCTTAG
- a CDS encoding phage tail protein, with protein sequence MADPFVAEIRVFPFNFAPRGWAWCDGQLLPLSQNTALFSLLGTTYGGNGKSNFALPDLQGRAPMHPGQGPGLSLHDLGETGGSETVTLLESEMPAHAHALTMSSSDEAENNIPTNNALTRAKLNIYSPNTTLTPLAPEALAPAGGGQPHNNMMPYLTLYFCIALQGVFPPRS encoded by the coding sequence GTGGCCGATCCGTTCGTCGCCGAAATCCGGGTCTTCCCCTTCAACTTCGCGCCCAGAGGCTGGGCGTGGTGCGACGGGCAATTGCTGCCTTTGTCGCAGAATACCGCATTGTTCTCGCTGCTGGGCACCACCTATGGCGGCAACGGCAAGAGCAATTTCGCGCTTCCCGATCTGCAGGGCCGAGCGCCGATGCATCCGGGACAGGGACCCGGCCTGTCGCTCCACGATCTCGGCGAGACCGGTGGCTCGGAAACCGTGACGCTGCTCGAATCTGAAATGCCAGCGCATGCGCACGCGCTCACCATGTCGTCGTCGGACGAGGCCGAAAACAACATACCGACCAACAACGCCCTGACGCGGGCCAAGCTGAACATCTACTCGCCCAACACAACCCTCACGCCGCTGGCGCCCGAGGCGCTCGCTCCTGCCGGTGGCGGTCAGCCGCACAACAACATGATGCCTTATCTGACCCTCTATTTCTGCATCGCGTTGCAGGGCGTGTTCCCGCCACGGAGCTAG
- a CDS encoding phage tail protein, with translation MAQPYVGEIRMFAGNFAPAGWMFCEGQLLPISENETLFQLIGTTYGGDGQETFALPDLRGRLPVHQGNGFILAEAAGVEQVTLTVPQIPGHSHPLLASLNVATSPTPTNNLIGKSGSIDAFINAQPTDPLNALSVTPVGNNQPHTNMQPYLCVDFIISLFGIFPSPT, from the coding sequence ATGGCGCAACCTTATGTCGGTGAAATCCGGATGTTCGCGGGCAATTTCGCGCCCGCCGGCTGGATGTTCTGCGAAGGGCAGCTCCTGCCGATCTCCGAGAATGAGACGCTCTTTCAGCTGATCGGCACCACCTATGGCGGGGACGGTCAGGAAACCTTTGCGCTACCCGACCTGCGCGGCAGGCTTCCGGTGCATCAGGGAAACGGCTTCATCCTTGCCGAGGCCGCAGGTGTCGAGCAGGTCACGCTGACCGTCCCGCAAATCCCTGGGCATAGCCACCCGTTGCTCGCATCGCTCAACGTGGCGACCTCGCCGACGCCGACCAACAATCTGATCGGCAAGTCCGGCTCGATCGACGCCTTCATCAACGCCCAGCCGACCGATCCGCTGAACGCACTCTCGGTAACCCCGGTCGGCAACAACCAGCCGCACACCAACATGCAGCCCTATCTCTGCGTCGACTTCATCATCTCGCTGTTCGGGATCTTCCCGAGCCCAACCTGA
- a CDS encoding phage tail protein, whose translation MAEPFLSELRLFSFVFAPKGWALCNGQLLPINQNQALFSLLGTTYGGDGRVNFALPDLRARTPMHVGNGHTLGERGGEQAHTLSIAELPQHTHVLQATSTNATTNIPNATMFLAGTAPNDFYTGAAALTATAPASVATVGGSQAHNNMQPYLTLSWCIALQGIFPSPN comes from the coding sequence ATGGCTGAGCCGTTTTTATCGGAGCTTAGGCTTTTTTCCTTTGTCTTCGCGCCGAAAGGCTGGGCGCTGTGCAACGGTCAGTTGCTGCCGATCAACCAGAATCAAGCGCTGTTCTCGCTGCTGGGCACCACCTATGGCGGAGACGGACGGGTAAACTTCGCGCTTCCTGATCTGCGTGCCCGGACGCCGATGCACGTCGGTAACGGCCATACGCTCGGCGAGCGGGGCGGTGAGCAGGCGCACACGCTCTCGATCGCCGAACTGCCCCAGCACACCCATGTGCTGCAGGCGACGTCGACGAATGCGACCACCAATATTCCCAATGCCACCATGTTTCTTGCGGGAACGGCTCCAAACGATTTCTATACCGGTGCGGCGGCGCTTACGGCGACGGCGCCGGCTTCGGTCGCCACTGTCGGCGGCAGCCAGGCGCATAACAACATGCAGCCGTATCTGACGCTGTCCTGGTGCATCGCGCTCCAGGGCATCTTCCCCTCGCCAAACTGA
- a CDS encoding M28 family metallopeptidase, protein MRILFATAVLLTSTAAVAQTAPQLSLDTLKQVTERLSSDEFEGRAPATAGEEKTLAYLVERLQRAGLKPGNKGSWFQEVPLVEITSQNVAPLTFTGGKTPVSLEYRKDLVIATYQVTPKVQVKDSDVVFVGYGINAPERDWNDYAGMDVKGKTVVILVNDPDWQTQGLRGEFGGRAMTYYGRWTYKYEEAARQGAAAAIIIHDTEPAAYGWGVVQSSWTGPQLEQDTPGDHMDQSKAIGWIQQDAAKALFASAGKDYVALIEAAKHKGFKAVPLGVKANVSFDNTIRRQASKNVIGILPGSERPDEVVLYSAHWDHLGRCDAVNGDDICNGALDNASGTAGLVALAEAHVKAGPAKRSLVFLAVTAEESGLLGSKFYAENPVYPLARTVGGVNMDGVNNVGRAKDFVLVGVGKSELEDLVKPFVAAQDRVIVPEPTPERGYYYRSDHFSMAKLGVPMLYGESGEDLRVGGKEAGKKASDDYTANRYHKPQDQYDPSWSWDGAIEDLSIFYGLGRQLAEGSNWPNWYPTAEFRATRDKSRAGK, encoded by the coding sequence ATGCGCATCCTGTTCGCCACCGCCGTTCTGCTCACCAGCACCGCTGCCGTCGCGCAGACCGCGCCGCAGCTCTCGCTCGACACGCTCAAGCAAGTCACCGAGCGGCTTTCGTCCGATGAATTCGAAGGCCGCGCGCCGGCGACCGCGGGCGAGGAGAAGACGCTCGCTTACCTGGTCGAGCGCCTCCAGAGGGCCGGGCTCAAGCCGGGCAACAAGGGCAGCTGGTTCCAGGAGGTGCCGCTGGTCGAAATCACGTCGCAGAACGTCGCGCCCCTTACCTTCACCGGAGGCAAGACGCCGGTCAGCCTCGAATACCGCAAGGATCTGGTGATCGCGACCTATCAGGTCACGCCGAAGGTTCAGGTCAAGGACAGCGACGTCGTGTTCGTTGGCTACGGCATCAACGCCCCCGAGCGCGACTGGAACGACTATGCCGGCATGGATGTGAAGGGGAAGACCGTGGTCATCCTCGTCAACGATCCCGATTGGCAGACACAGGGGCTGCGGGGCGAATTCGGCGGCCGGGCGATGACCTATTATGGCCGCTGGACCTACAAATATGAGGAAGCCGCGCGGCAGGGCGCCGCGGCGGCGATCATCATCCACGACACCGAGCCCGCCGCTTATGGCTGGGGCGTGGTGCAATCGTCATGGACCGGACCCCAGCTCGAGCAGGACACGCCGGGCGACCATATGGACCAGTCGAAGGCGATCGGCTGGATCCAGCAGGATGCCGCGAAGGCGCTCTTCGCCAGCGCGGGCAAGGACTATGTCGCCTTGATCGAAGCGGCGAAGCACAAGGGCTTCAAAGCCGTTCCGCTGGGCGTGAAGGCGAACGTGTCGTTCGACAACACGATCCGGCGTCAGGCATCGAAGAACGTCATCGGCATCCTGCCCGGCAGCGAACGCCCGGACGAAGTGGTGCTCTATTCGGCGCATTGGGACCATCTCGGCCGCTGCGACGCTGTGAATGGCGACGACATTTGCAACGGCGCGCTCGACAATGCGTCGGGCACCGCCGGGCTGGTCGCGCTTGCCGAAGCACATGTGAAGGCGGGGCCGGCGAAGCGTAGCCTCGTCTTCCTTGCAGTGACCGCCGAGGAATCGGGGCTGCTCGGCTCCAAATTCTATGCCGAGAACCCGGTATATCCGCTCGCGAGGACAGTGGGCGGGGTCAACATGGACGGCGTCAACAATGTCGGGCGCGCGAAGGATTTCGTGCTGGTCGGCGTCGGCAAGTCCGAGCTCGAGGATCTGGTGAAGCCTTTCGTGGCGGCGCAGGACCGGGTGATCGTCCCCGAGCCCACTCCCGAGCGCGGCTATTATTATCGCTCGGACCATTTCAGCATGGCCAAGCTCGGCGTGCCGATGCTCTATGGCGAAAGCGGCGAGGATCTCCGCGTCGGCGGCAAGGAAGCCGGCAAGAAGGCCTCGGACGACTATACCGCCAATCGCTATCACAAGCCGCAGGATCAATATGATCCCAGCTGGAGTTGGGACGGCGCGATCGAGGATCTGAGCATCTTCTACGGGCTCGGCCGCCAGCTCGCCGAGGGCTCAAACTGGCCTAATTGGTATCCGACCGCCGAATTCCGCGCGACCCGAGACAAGAGCCGCGCGGGGAAGTAA
- a CDS encoding agmatine deiminase family protein has translation MILPPPPEWAPHDAVWIGFPSHPELWLEDLDPAREEVAAFARAVRAGGSGEEVILVAADEEAAAAAREHAGDSARVVIEPFGDIWLRDTGPIIDGAGRAHDFRFNGWGGKYDLAGDTDVGARLARARKLVVEEHQWILEGGAIDGDGTGLCVTTEQCLLNPNRNPNLTKADVAALLEASLGYHRVLWLGDGLLNDHTDGHVDNLARFVGENRLLIPEATDNDPNWRIYQDAARRAEAFGVELIRFPSPGRVLSPEEEIIPASYMNFYIGNAAVVVPVYGQENDDAAIAALEALFPGRQVVGQRADHILTGGGSFHCISQQLPRL, from the coding sequence ATGATTCTACCTCCCCCTCCCGAATGGGCGCCGCACGATGCCGTGTGGATCGGTTTTCCGAGCCATCCCGAGCTGTGGCTCGAAGACCTCGATCCGGCGCGAGAAGAGGTCGCCGCCTTTGCCCGCGCGGTCCGCGCGGGAGGAAGCGGGGAGGAAGTGATCCTCGTCGCCGCCGACGAGGAAGCGGCGGCGGCGGCGCGCGAACATGCCGGCGATTCGGCGCGGGTGGTGATCGAGCCGTTCGGCGACATCTGGCTGCGCGACACCGGCCCGATCATCGACGGCGCCGGCCGCGCGCATGATTTCCGCTTCAACGGCTGGGGCGGGAAATACGACCTCGCGGGCGATACGGACGTCGGGGCGCGGCTCGCAAGGGCCAGGAAGCTCGTGGTCGAGGAGCATCAGTGGATCCTCGAGGGGGGCGCGATCGACGGCGACGGCACCGGGCTGTGCGTCACCACCGAACAATGTCTGCTCAACCCCAATCGCAATCCGAACCTGACCAAGGCAGATGTCGCGGCGCTGCTCGAAGCCAGCCTCGGTTATCATCGAGTGCTGTGGCTCGGTGACGGGCTGCTCAACGACCATACCGATGGTCATGTCGACAATCTCGCGCGCTTCGTCGGCGAGAACCGGCTGCTGATCCCGGAGGCGACCGACAACGACCCCAATTGGCGAATCTATCAGGACGCCGCCCGGCGCGCCGAGGCCTTCGGAGTCGAATTGATCCGCTTCCCCTCGCCCGGCCGGGTGCTGAGCCCCGAGGAAGAGATCATCCCCGCGAGCTACATGAACTTCTACATCGGCAACGCCGCGGTGGTGGTGCCGGTATACGGCCAGGAGAATGACGACGCGGCGATCGCGGCGCTGGAGGCGCTTTTCCCCGGCCGGCAGGTTGTCGGCCAGCGCGCCGATCATATCTTGACCGGCGGCGGCAGCTTTCACTGCATCAGCCAGCAGCTTCCGCGGCTCTGA
- the aguB gene encoding N-carbamoylputrescine amidase — protein MTEITVAALQLAFTNDIDANIKAVSELVREAAGKGAQVVLPPELFEGEYFCRVEDEALFSNAKPVNEHKAVLAMQHLAADLGIHIPTSFFEADGPHHYNSLAMIGPDGRVEGVYRKSHIPDGPGYEEKFYFRPGNTGFKVWNGPGARIGVGVCWDQWYPETARAMMLMGAEVLFYPTAIGSEPHDDSLDTARLWRRAMVGHAVSNVVPVVAANRVGTEHGQTFYGTSFITDERGDILAELDREETGVIIAKLDLDRIKRHRAAFGFFRDRRPELYGRLVEDI, from the coding sequence ATGACCGAGATTACCGTCGCGGCGCTCCAGCTCGCCTTCACCAACGACATCGATGCCAACATCAAGGCAGTGTCCGAGCTCGTCCGCGAGGCGGCGGGCAAGGGCGCGCAGGTCGTGCTCCCGCCCGAATTGTTCGAGGGCGAGTATTTCTGCCGGGTCGAGGACGAGGCGCTGTTTTCCAACGCCAAACCGGTGAACGAGCACAAGGCGGTGCTGGCGATGCAGCATCTCGCCGCGGACCTCGGCATCCATATCCCGACCAGCTTTTTCGAGGCCGATGGGCCGCATCATTATAACAGCCTCGCGATGATCGGCCCCGACGGGCGAGTCGAGGGCGTCTATCGCAAAAGCCACATTCCCGACGGACCGGGCTATGAAGAGAAATTCTATTTCCGCCCCGGCAACACCGGCTTTAAGGTGTGGAACGGACCCGGCGCCAGGATCGGCGTGGGGGTGTGCTGGGACCAATGGTATCCCGAAACCGCCCGCGCGATGATGCTGATGGGCGCCGAGGTTTTGTTCTACCCCACCGCGATCGGATCCGAACCGCACGACGACAGCCTCGACACCGCGCGGCTATGGCGGCGCGCGATGGTCGGGCATGCGGTGTCGAACGTCGTCCCCGTGGTCGCCGCCAACCGCGTCGGCACCGAGCACGGCCAGACCTTTTACGGCACCAGCTTCATCACCGACGAGCGCGGCGATATCCTCGCCGAACTCGACCGCGAGGAAACCGGCGTGATCATCGCGAAGCTGGACCTCGACCGGATCAAGCGCCACCGTGCGGCGTTCGGCTTCTTCCGCGATCGGCGGCCCGAGCTTTACGGACGGCTCGTCGAAGACATCTAA